The following are encoded together in the Buteo buteo chromosome 24, bButBut1.hap1.1, whole genome shotgun sequence genome:
- the LOC142044555 gene encoding protocadherin alpha-2-like — protein sequence MGICGPPRHCWGPVVRVLVLQAAWALGGGQVRYSVPEEAKAGTVVGRLAQDLGLEAGEPEARRLRLVAQGRRASVEVSGASGALVVSSRLDREELCGKSAPCALRLEVLVERPLRVFHVELEVTDINDNAPLFPAARKNLSLSENSPPGSRFPLEGASDADVGANAQLSYTLSPSEYFTLDVKSSDENRKSLFLVLAKSLDRETMPEHRLVLSASDGGRPSLTGTTELVISVLDANDNAPQFNQSVYKVQLPESAAEGTLVVRVNATDPDEGLNNEFSYSMVSSLPAVDRDVFTIDPKTGEIRLTGALDFENVRLHEIQIEARDKGSPPLSGHCSVELEVLDVNDNAPEVWVTSLSVPVPEDAAVGTVVALLSVSDRDSGANGRVRCAVWPAAPFGLVATFAGSYSLVLREALDRERVSEYEVEVRAEDGGAPALRASRGVRVPVSDVNDNAPAFAQAVYTVLARENNAAGAELARLWARDPDEAGNGRVSYSVAEGVGGGAVAGGGWRAASSYVSVDAESGRLWALQPLDYEEVQVLQFEVRAVDAGEPPLCGNATVQLFVVDENDNAPALLPPAPAGGGPGGGAAGSSGPGSSSGSGALWAWAAWGAPAGQVVAKIRAVDADSGYNAWLRYELWEPRGKGPFRVGLYSGEVSTARALEEADGPRQRLVIVVRDHGEPARSATATLSVSLVEGAEAALAAAGSGSSSSGAGLRPAAGAEGGAAAAAAAATNVWLVVAICAVSSLFLLAVVLYGASRWAPRAAVLSGPGPATLVCASEVGSWSYSQRQSRSLCVAEGAGKSDLMVFSPNFPPPPGPAAKETQPEAPALVDTVSAPPFVASRPFPLLVALVARALGRRWWEPGSAAGARGRWGPGGCFFRVFTGPWRPCRSPRALAVGGGEASKQASKVLPHPAAVAVRS from the coding sequence ATGGGCATTTGTGGACCACCACGGCACTGCTGGGGGCCCGTGGTGCgggtgctggtgctgcaggcGGCCTGGGCGCTGGGCGGCGGGCAGGTGCGCTACTCGGTGCCGGAGGAAGCCAAGGCCGGGACGGTGGTGGGCCGGCTGGCGCAGGACCTGGGCCTGGAGGCGGGCGAGCCGGAGGCGCGTCGGCTGCGTCTGGTGGCGCAGGGCCGGCGGGCGAGCGTGGAGGTGAGCGGGGCGAGCGGGGCGCTGGTGGTGAGCTCGCGGCTGGACCGGGAGGAGCTGTGCGGGAAGAGCGCGCCGTGCGCCCTGCgcctggaggtgctggtggaGCGGCCGCTGCGCGTCTTCCACGTGGAGCTGGAGGTGACCGACATCAACGACAACGCGCCGCTCTTCCCCGCCGCCCGGAAAAACCTCAGTTTATCGGAGAACTCCCCCCCAGGGTCTCGGTTCCCGCTGGAGGGCGCGTCGGATGCAGATGTCGGAGCCAACGCGCAGCTCTCCTATACCCTCAGCCCCAGCGAGTATTTTACGCTCGATGTTAAATCCTCTGACGAGAACAGGAAATCCCTGTTCCTGGTGCTCGCGAAATCTCTGGACCGCGAGACGATGCCTGAGCACCGTTTGGTGTTGTCGGCGAGTGACGGGGGCCGTCCGTCGCTGACGGGCACGACGGAGCTGGTGATCTCGGTGCTGGACGCCAACGACAACGCGCCCCAGTTCAACCAGTCGGTGTATAAAGTGCAGCTGCCGGAGAGCGCTGCAGAGGGGACGCTAGTTGTGCGGGTGAACGCCACGGATCCAGACGAAGGTCTCAATAATGAGTTCTCGTACAGCATGGTTAGTTCCCTTCCTGCTGTTGACAGAGATGTCTTCACCATTGATCCCAAGACGGGCGAGATCAGACTGACGGGCGCCCTGGACTTTGAAAACGTCCGTTTACACGAGATACAAATCGAGGCGAGAGACAAAGGCTCGCCCCCGCTGTCAGGTCACTGCAGCGTGGAGCTGGAGGTGCTGGACGTGAACGACAACGCGCCGGAGGTGTGGGTGACGTCGCTGTCGGTGCCGGTGCCGGAGGACGCGGCGGTGGGGACGGTGGTGGCGCTGCTGAGCGTGTCGGACCGGGACTCGGGGGCGAACGGTCGGGTGCGCTGCGCGGTGTGGCCGGCGGCGCCGTTCGGGCTGGTGGCGACGTTCGCGGGCTCGTACTCGCTGGTGCTGCGGGAGGCGCTGGACCGGGAGCGGGTGTCGGAGTACGAGGTGGAGGTGCGGGCGGAGGACGGCGGGGCGCCGGCGCTGCGCGCCAGCCGCGGGGTGCGGGTGCCGGTGTCGGACGTGAACGACAACGCGCCGGCGTTCGCGCAGGCCGTGTACACGGTGCTGGCGCGGGAGAACAACGCGGCGGGCGCGGAGCTGGCGCGGCTGTGGGCGCGGGACCCGGACGAGGCGGGCAACGGGCGCGTGAGCTACTCGGTGGCGGAGGGCGTCGGCGGGGGCGCGGTGGCGGGCGGGGGGTGGCGGGCGGCGTCGAGCTACGTGTCGGTGGACGCGGAGAGCGGGCGGCTGTGGGCGCTGCAGCCGTTGGACTACGAGGAGGTGCAGGTGCTGCAGTTCGAGGTGCGGGCGGTGGACGCGGGGGAGCCGCCGCTGTGCGGCAACGCCACGGTGCAGCTCTTCGTGGTGGACGAGAACGACAACGCGCCGGCGCTGCTCCCGCCTGCTCCTGccgggggcgggccgggtggcgggGCGGCGGGCTCGTCGGGGCCGGGCTCGAGCTCGGGCTCGGGGGCGCTGTGGGCGTGGGCGGCGTGGGGGGCGCCGGCGGGGCAGGTGGTGGCGAAGATCCGCGCGGTGGACGCGGACTCGGGCTACAACGCGTGGCTGCGCTACGAGCTGTGGGAGCCGCGGGGGAAGGGCCCGTTCCGCGTGGGGCTGTACAGCGGCGAGGTGAGCACGGCGCGGGCGCTGGAGGAGGCGGACGGCCCGCGGCAGAGGCTGGTGATCGTGGTGCGGGACCACGGGGAGCCGGCGCGCTCGGCCACGGCCACGCTGAGCGTGTCGCTGGTGGAGGGCGCCGAGGCGGCGCTGGCGGCCGCGGGCTCGGGCTCGTCCTCGTCGggggcggggctgcggccggcggcgggcgcggagggcggcgcggcggcggcggcggcggcggcgacgaaCGTGTGGCTGGTGGTGGCCATCTGCGCGGTGTCGAGCCTGTTCCTGCTGGCGGTGGTGCTGTACGGGGCGTCGCGGTGGGCGCCGCGGGCGGCCGTGCTGTCGGGGCCCGGGCCGGCGACGCTGGTGTGCGCCAGCGAAGTGGGGAGCTGGTCGTACTCGCAGCGCCAGAGCCGGAGCCTGTGCGTGGCGGAGGGCGCGGGCAAGAGCGACCTGATGGTTTTCAGCCCCAacttcccgccgccgcccggccccgcggcgaAGGAGACGCAGCCGGAGGCGCCCGCTCTCGTGGACACGGTCAGTGCCCCCCCCTTTGTCGCCTCTCGCCCCTTCCCCCTTCTTGTGGCCCTTGTCGCCCGGGCCCTGGGCAGGCGCTGGTGGGAgccgggctccgccgccggGGCCCGCGGGCGGTGGGGGCCTGGCGGGTGCTTCTTCAGGGTGTTCACGGGACCTTGGCGTCCTTGCCGGAGCCCCCGGGCTCTcgctgtgggggggggggaagcgagcaagcaagcaagcaaggtGTTGCCGCACCCCGCAGCGGTGGCCGTCCGCAGCTGA